In a genomic window of Planctomycetaceae bacterium:
- a CDS encoding DegT/DnrJ/EryC1/StrS family aminotransferase, with protein MRKNFLSFSLPLVGQEEIDEVVDTLRSGWLTSGPKTRQFESEFSEATRSHGALALNSCTAGLHIALKALNIGPGDEVITTPLTFAASVNVIEHVGATPVLADVEPDTLNIDPANVERAITSRTKAVIAVHYAGHPVELDALRDICQRHQLHLIEDAAHGIGAAFRGQPIGSGNNLTAFSFYATKNLTTGEGGMLTGPTDLLDRARILSLHGMSREAWSRYAAGGKWAYDIVEPGYKYNMTDIQAALGLQQLRRFEKMQSRRAEIVSQYNAAFAPLAAFQTPITRLHVQNAWHLYVLRLNESELSITRDQFIDEMTARNIGTSVHFIPIHFHSFYSSKYGLKKGDFPVAEDAFRRMLSLPLSPSMTDEDVSDVIDAVLEIRSEFYYRRMAA; from the coding sequence GTGCGCAAGAATTTCCTTTCGTTTTCACTTCCGTTGGTTGGTCAGGAAGAAATTGATGAAGTCGTAGACACTCTGCGATCAGGGTGGTTAACTTCCGGCCCGAAAACAAGGCAATTTGAATCGGAATTCTCTGAGGCAACACGATCGCACGGAGCGCTGGCGTTAAATTCGTGCACTGCGGGACTTCACATTGCCTTGAAGGCATTGAACATCGGCCCCGGGGACGAGGTCATAACGACTCCATTAACATTTGCCGCATCAGTAAATGTGATTGAGCATGTTGGGGCGACTCCGGTACTTGCAGATGTCGAACCGGACACGCTGAACATCGACCCGGCCAACGTTGAGCGAGCTATCACTTCCCGTACAAAAGCTGTCATTGCCGTCCACTACGCCGGGCATCCTGTCGAGCTGGATGCACTGCGAGATATTTGTCAGCGCCACCAACTGCATCTGATCGAAGACGCTGCTCATGGCATCGGAGCTGCTTTCCGAGGCCAGCCAATCGGCTCCGGAAACAACCTGACCGCTTTTAGCTTCTATGCGACCAAGAACCTGACCACCGGGGAGGGCGGCATGCTGACGGGGCCGACGGATCTGCTGGACCGGGCGAGAATCCTGAGTTTACATGGGATGAGCCGGGAAGCATGGAGCCGCTATGCCGCTGGCGGGAAGTGGGCCTATGACATTGTTGAACCCGGTTATAAGTACAACATGACTGACATTCAGGCAGCGCTTGGACTGCAGCAGCTTCGCCGGTTCGAAAAAATGCAATCGCGTCGCGCCGAGATTGTTTCTCAATATAACGCCGCATTTGCCCCACTCGCCGCTTTTCAGACTCCAATCACGCGACTACATGTGCAGAATGCATGGCATCTGTATGTGCTGCGACTGAACGAGTCAGAATTGTCCATCACGCGTGATCAGTTCATCGACGAAATGACCGCGCGAAACATTGGAACTTCGGTCCACTTCATTCCCATTCATTTCCACTCGTTTTACAGCAGCAAGTATGGATTGAAGAAGGGCGATTTCCCAGTTGCTGAAGATGCATTCCGCCGAATGCTGAGCCTTCCGCTCTCCCCATCCATGACGGATGAAGACGTCAGCGACGTAATCGATGCCGTGCTGGAAATACGCTCTGAGTTCTACTACCGACGGATGGCTGCTTAA
- a CDS encoding succinylglutamate desuccinylase/aspartoacylase family protein, with translation MRYAQLACCPGNHGLSGMSHRPRGTHWFRVLMVLAVLGISQRSIPAVQNIAVENEDSRPSLSLSEWTLAEETVYETRVIVRDSGVSGPVVLLTGGIHGNEPAGAAAAEQIAKWPIHCGKLICVPRANVPALTAGTRYIPDVEKAVRDLNRNFHHEEGVVAPKGELAAHLWTLIDRYQPDWVVDLHEGIDFGRLNKNSVGSSVIASTTPAAEAMAELLISCVDQEIALADRKFMLRGPAVRGSLARAASEQSKSCSTLILETTVKGQSLALRSRQHRRMVATLLYRLDMISSPELANQFVFDVDRPRLNIALFDDVGVAGNGIPSLQSLWGDRNDVTIDRLCGADVRAGSLQQFDLFCCSGGSGSAQSRSLGEAGRAEVKKFVNDGGDYVGICAGSYLACSGFSWGLGILDAKTRSNLWRRGRSTLPVGFNDHGQQFFGTSSKELPVLYANGPVIEPHEQPGIEDFQVLAVFNEEVARNETPVGLMKGTPAIVLGTFGKGEVLCISPHPEQTKGATDLIVHALDSLSD, from the coding sequence ATGCGTTATGCTCAACTCGCTTGTTGTCCCGGCAATCATGGTCTGTCTGGCATGAGTCATCGCCCGCGTGGCACGCACTGGTTTCGTGTGCTGATGGTGCTGGCAGTGCTCGGTATTTCTCAGCGTTCGATTCCTGCCGTCCAGAATATTGCTGTCGAAAATGAAGATTCGCGACCCTCTCTTTCTCTTTCTGAGTGGACGCTGGCTGAAGAAACGGTTTATGAAACACGAGTCATCGTTCGCGACTCCGGCGTATCCGGACCAGTGGTCCTATTGACCGGCGGTATTCATGGCAACGAACCCGCTGGAGCCGCCGCGGCAGAACAGATTGCCAAATGGCCGATTCATTGCGGCAAGCTGATCTGTGTCCCTCGCGCGAACGTACCTGCATTGACGGCCGGAACGCGTTACATACCGGATGTGGAAAAGGCAGTTCGTGATCTGAATCGCAACTTCCATCACGAAGAGGGCGTGGTCGCCCCAAAGGGTGAGCTTGCCGCTCATCTATGGACACTCATCGATCGATATCAGCCAGACTGGGTGGTCGACCTGCACGAAGGAATTGATTTCGGAAGGCTGAATAAAAACAGCGTGGGCAGTTCCGTGATTGCTTCCACAACGCCCGCCGCGGAGGCGATGGCGGAACTCCTGATTTCCTGTGTCGATCAGGAAATTGCTCTTGCTGACCGCAAATTCATGCTGCGAGGTCCGGCGGTTCGGGGAAGTCTTGCCAGGGCCGCTTCGGAGCAATCGAAGTCATGTTCAACACTCATTCTTGAAACGACCGTCAAAGGTCAGTCGCTCGCATTGCGATCGCGTCAGCATCGTCGGATGGTTGCGACACTGCTTTATCGGCTTGACATGATCAGTTCTCCTGAGCTTGCCAATCAGTTTGTTTTCGACGTCGATCGGCCCAGGTTGAATATTGCTTTATTTGACGATGTCGGCGTTGCTGGAAACGGGATCCCTTCACTTCAGAGTCTTTGGGGGGATCGGAACGATGTCACAATTGATCGGCTGTGTGGTGCCGATGTTCGTGCGGGTTCGCTGCAGCAGTTTGATCTGTTCTGCTGCAGTGGAGGATCAGGCAGCGCCCAATCGCGCTCGCTGGGCGAAGCCGGACGGGCCGAAGTGAAAAAGTTTGTGAACGATGGCGGCGACTATGTCGGCATCTGTGCAGGTTCGTACCTTGCGTGCAGCGGATTTTCGTGGGGGCTTGGCATCCTGGACGCGAAGACTCGATCGAACCTCTGGCGTCGAGGCAGAAGTACGCTACCGGTAGGATTCAATGACCACGGACAACAGTTTTTCGGCACATCAAGCAAAGAGCTTCCCGTACTTTACGCCAACGGCCCCGTCATCGAACCCCACGAACAGCCCGGGATTGAAGACTTTCAAGTTCTCGCGGTATTCAACGAAGAGGTTGCTCGGAATGAAACTCCCGTCGGACTGATGAAGGGAACTCCAGCCATCGTCCTTGGCACTTTTGGAAAAGGAGAAGTGCTTTGCATCAGCCCTCATCCGGAACAAACAAAGGGAGCGACCGACCTAATCGTCCACGCGCTGGATTCACTTTCGGATTGA